The segment GACCTTTgtaatgtgaggcacatgcaccaaccctTGTGCCACCATTAGTgtcaataaacctattgaactgatgCCTGTCTCTTTCCCCCTCCGTacgtaatatatatacatgtatatatttttttttaaacatattttttttacatatacagtccagaaatacaattaaacacatGACAAATGCCCCTCCCCCAAACAAGCAACccccaaaaatatgtaaaaaataaaataaaaataataaacacaacattcttaaaggcctactgaaacccactactaccgaccacgcagtctgatagtttatatatcaatgatgaaatattaacattgcaacacatgccaatacggcctttttagtttactaaattgcaattttaaatttcccgggagtttcttgttgaaaacattgcggaaggatgacgcgtacgcgtgacgtcacggagaGTAAGGAAATAtcagcgctgcaccaaacacggctaatagccgtctgctttaatcgcatgattacacagtattttggacatctgtgttgctgaatcttttgcaatttgttcaattaataatggagactataaagaacaatgctgttgatggaaagcggtggattgcagctgtctttagcaccgagacacagccggtgtttctttgtttgttgtgaagcagagcggtcaagcgaacatgttttctctacgtcaaccagcatgtttttggatggggaaattgtgatatatatcttaccggagacatcagtggattattcgtcgtcccgcagcagctgtcatgtcaaaaaatgcAGCTGTGAGCtgggctcctcagcttctctctgagacactgcgtgttcaccgcagccacccgacctcgaggtatgtctttacaatctttaaaatgtcaataaaacactattaaaacaataagcagataagggatcttccagaattatcctagtaaatgtgtctaattacatctgaaatgttcacactgccgccgcttttttttattctagtccttcactatcaatatcctaattcacaaatctttcatcctcgctcaaattatttgggaaattgtcgctttctcggtccaaattgctcttactgctggtggctcccattataaacaatgtgaatatgtgtggagcgctgcaactcgtgacgtcacgcgcacatactatCCGGTAAAGCCAGGGCATTTCTTTTAGCGACcagaagttgcgaactttatcgtcgatgtggtctactaaatcctttcagcaaaaatatggcaatatcgcaaaatgatcaagtatgacacatggaatggacctgctattcctgtttaaataagaaattctcatttcagtaagcctttaaagtaCTATTTCCCTGATGTGTCAGAGAAcagaggaacaaaaaaaaaaactaaaactaaccAATATCCATCTCCTCAAATCACATTCACTCGATATGGATACTCCCTGGCGATATCGGCCTGGTCGACATGTGCCTCGGCCCGCCCGAAGCTGAGGTCTGCACACGCGTGCTTCGTGCTGCTGTTCGTGTTGACGTTTTGCGAGCAGCGGACGGATGTTGCCGGGTTTCTCTTTTCTAGAAAATTCTCCCATCACCACCCCTTCGTGAGCACCCCCTCCACCCCCCTCCCCCATCGTGTCACGCACGCTGCTGTGGATTCAAGGCGTTTATTCGCGGGTTTTAAGAGGAGAGGACTCCGGTTTAAAGAAGCTTATTATTCCACGAGATGGAGAAGACACGGACGTCCCCCGCCCTTCAAAGTAAGTATGGTGTACTTTCCAGCAATAAAggagggtgttttttttttaatttttatgaatGAAGCACATGTTGTGAAGCGTGCATGACTCGGGGCTGCGTTAGTGGAACAGATGGGCGGGAAGcagatttacagtggggcaaaaaagtatttagtcagccaccgattgtgcaagttctcctacttaaaatgatgacagaggtctgtaattttcatcgtaggtacacttcaactgtgagagacagaatgtggggaaaaaatccagcaattcacattgtaggaattttaaataatttatttgtaaattgtggtggaaaataagtatttggtcaaccattcaaagctctcactgatggaaggaggttttggctcaaaatctcacgatacatggccccattcattatttccttaacacggatcagtcgtcctgtccccttagcagaaaaacagccccaaagcatgatgtttccacccccatgcttcacagtaggtgtggtgttcttgggatgcaactcagtattcttcttcctccaaacacgacgagttgagtttataccaaaatggatacatggatgatacagcagaggattgggacaatgtcatgtggtcagatgaaaccaaaatagaaatttttggtataaactcaactcgtcgtgtttggaggaagaaaaatactgagttgcatcccaagaacaccacacctactgtgaagcatggaggtggaaacatcatgctttggggctgtttttctgctaaggggacaggacgattgacccgtgttaaggaaagaatgaatggggccatgtatcgtgagattttgagccaaaacctccttccatcagtgagagctttgaatggttgaccaaatacttattttacaccataatttacaaataaattctttaaaattcctacaatgtgaattgctggatttttcccccacattctgtctctcacagttgaagtgtacctatgatgaaaattacagacctctgtcatcattttaagtgggagaacttgcacaatcggtggctgactaaagtgaagtgaagtgaattatatttatatagcgcttttctcaagtgactcaaagcgctttacatagtgacacccaatatctaagttacatttaaaccagcgtgggtggcactgggagcaggtgggtaaagtgtcttgcccaaggacacaacggctatTGGGTTGGTgtaagtgggaatcgaacctgcaaccctcaagttgctggcacggccactctaccaaccgagctatgccgcccctaaatacttgtttgccccactgtatgtgccaCGCAAGGTAAAATAGGCCACAGGACTGAGCCATCAAAGTCCAAAAAACCAGCTCGCACCCTTTTGGAGGTGGGGGTCATGCAACTGCTGCCACACTTCTCCTCGTTCACCGCCATCTGCATCTTAATGCACTTTTTCTTCCACGTGCAGCAAAAGAAAGGAGCGGGACTACGGGTCGCACAGCAAGCGGACTCACGCAGCCGTGGGCATACTAAGCCTATCCGTCGCGCGATACATGGACACAGTCATGGCCGGACGTGGATGGAGAGAGTCCGAATGATGAACCGCGACTGAACCGACCAGGCGGATCCTCCGTAGGATGGGGTGTGTCAAATCCAAGGGGGGCACCTACGCGGAACAGGACGGGAGGAAGACCAGGGGGGATAAGGCCCACTTGGTGCGTTCGGAGTCGGGCCTGGTGGAAATAAGTTCTCCTGGGGTCAACCCGGCGCTGCTGGACTACGCCCAGAAGCTCTCGGAGGAGATCATGACCCGAGCTGTGCAGCAGTGGGTGGAGGTGGACCGCCGCTACAGCGACATCCCGTACATCGAGTGCGACGTGCCGTGAGCGCCGTGTACGCTTGGCTCGTCCATCATGTCGGTGAGGCTCTGGATAAATGTGCAGACACGGGGAATTTATTAAGCCCTTTttacaacgttttttttttttcttttgcaccCACTCTGGAAGTTCGTCCCCTCACGATGTTTAAACGTTGCAAAGGAAGGAAGAACTGGTTAGGTATGATCAAAATGGAGCCTCCATGAACCAgaatgcaaacaaacaaacaaacaaagaggacttccatccatccatttttgggtggcggggggtgctggagctatCCCAGccacattcgggcggaaggtggagtacaccctggacaagtcaccatcttacacagggccaacacagatagacagacaacattcacacactagggccaattttagtgttgccaatcaacctatccccaggtgcatgtttttaaaggtgggaagaagccgcagtacccggagggaactcaggCAGTCACGgggtaaactccacacagaaagctcccgagcccaggaccttcatattatgAGGCACACATACTAACCCCTGTTCAACCATGCTGCTCCAAAGAGGACTTATGAACTCAAATATAAGACGTTCCCCCTTATTAATGAGTGAATCTCTACACCTTGTCCCTAGACTCTGGATATATTACACAGGCGTACACAGAGAATCATTTATTACAAACTAcgtcagggattctcaaactatAGCACACGAGCTCCATCTCACTTAACTACGTtttaaaacacagtgttactgttcaaactctgtgtatggtaaatggtaaatgggttatacttgtatggtGCTTTTCTACcgccaaggtactcaaagcgctttgacactttgtccacattcacccattcacacactgatggcgggagctgccatgcaaggccctagccacaacccatcaggagcaagggtgaagtgtcttgctcaaggacacagatgtgacaaagttggtagaaggcggggatagaaccaggaaccctcaggttgctggcacggccagtctcccaaacgcgccacgccgtccctgtataaatgttaaagtggccaaaatattaaatataaaagttAAATAAACCCTCTGGTCTGTTTTTAATGtacacttaggcctactaggctactgtattttaatgatggtcattatggtggtacctggAGAGACATGTTTTTTACGCGGTAGTTCATGGTAGAAAATAGTTTGAGAACAACTGGGAAGGTAAATATACGAATATAAGCTTGTGTCCACACTCAATGATACACTGACAGTATGtcaggaatgttttttttaatgtattttaaagaaaaaatattaatattggtgctttttaactaaataaaaaaacatgcatatattattttaaaaaatgactcTAATTAAATGTGTTAATCAATTCACAAATGATTAATGAAATAgttatttaaaacaaaataatgtaaaaattaaataataaataggcGTGTAACAGCAAACACTTGGGAATAACTCACTAattatctgctttttgcaggattATGTTCCCAAACAGACCACAAAAATGGCGAAAAAAACGCAAATAATTGACACGCTTACACAATCTATAATACTGTGTTAGTTTAGCATTTACATGCATATTCTCAACggtcaaaccttaccaaataccTCCCCAAAAACTGTGACGaaagaaaaataatatatattggtGCGTTCCAACTAAATAAAAAACAATGCAAAACATGAGTCTTATTAAATGTACTAATCAATTCATGAATAATTAAtaaatcaaagactataaaaacaggactcattacctccttgcttggcactcagcatcaagggttagagtcgggttaaatcaccagaattattcccgagcgcggccaccttctgctgctcactgctcccctcacctcccaggggtgggaacaaggggatgggtcatatacagagggtaatttcaccacacctagtgtgtgtgtgactatcagtggtactttaactttaactacgcAGTATAAAATAAACGCCTATATACATAAAAACTATTCTATTTTAATGCCTCGCAAGGCATGCTGGGAAGCCCACGTGCATGCCTGTCCAACAGCATATCTTGCTGGTTAGAaactatttttgttttaatgtatgATCAAGTGATGTATTTGTTTTGTTCTAAAGTATGTAAGTACAGTAGGAAGAggaattcatatggccccatttgcctgacacatgaaacgtgacaaatcggGGAGGTGCACTATCAACTTCAGACGCCAgttgagtgttgaatatcttaaaaatgtgttctgtggccattccaactttgaccacagcgtcacttgctatgtagagtggcgctttccatcattttcagcagactgcattgcaaaatgattagccCCCAACCTTCGTCTCACATGAGATCCACCCATGAATGGGGCCATTCCCTACTGTATACCCCAAAAGTTCA is part of the Nerophis ophidion isolate RoL-2023_Sa linkage group LG13, RoL_Noph_v1.0, whole genome shotgun sequence genome and harbors:
- the LOC133564924 gene encoding small membrane A-kinase anchor protein-like, producing the protein MGCVKSKGGTYAEQDGRKTRGDKAHLVRSESGLVEISSPGVNPALLDYAQKLSEEIMTRAVQQWVEVDRRYSDIPYIECDVP